A portion of the Solanum stenotomum isolate F172 unplaced genomic scaffold, ASM1918654v1 scaffold734, whole genome shotgun sequence genome contains these proteins:
- the LOC125852993 gene encoding probable pectinesterase/pectinesterase inhibitor 41: MAKNSNLFFVHFIFFCTTLLLLIPILFAADAPPNTPVPPSVICKSTPYPSFCKSFVLPPSESPNNENVYSYGRKSVRKSLSSARKFLSLIEKYLRQSKQLTITAVRALEDCRFLAGLNMDYLSSSLKTVNATSNILPVLQADDVQTLLSAILTNTQTCLDGLQETSSAWSLRNGLVAPLSNDTKLFSVSLALFTKGWVPKKKNGSKSRHVKKHLFKNGQLPLKMSQRNQAIFERVGRRKLLQEDDQVVVSDIVVVSQDGSGDFSTINDAVNAAPNNTKAESGYFLIYITQGVYEEYVAIAKNKKYLMMIGDGINQTIITGNHSFVDGWTTFNSSTFSVVGQGFVAVNITFQNTAGAIKHQAVAVRNGADLSTFYSCSFEAYQDTLYVHSLRQFYRECDIYGTVDFIFGNAAALFQNCNLYPRLPMVNQFNAITAQGRTDINQNTGISIQNCTIRPADDLALSNSTTKTYLGRPWKEYSRTIYMQSYLDGFIHPTGWHDWSGDFALNTSYYAEFNNTGAGSNTTGRVTWPAIQILNATDAANFTLSNFLVGDGWLPQTGVPYFNSLL; this comes from the exons ATGGCAAAAAATTCCAActtattttttgttcatttcatctttttttgcaCCACACTTTTGTTACTTATTCCAATTTTATTTGCTGCTGATGCTCCTCCAAATACCCCTGTTCCTCCCTCTGTTATTTGCAAATCAACTCCTTATCCTTCTTTTTGTAAATCCTTTGTTCTTCCACCTTCAGAGTCCCCTAATAACGAAAATGTATACAGCTACGGTCGAAAATCTGTTCGAAAATCGCTCTCTTCGGCTCGTAAATTCCTCTCATTAATCGAAAAATATCTTCGTCAATCTAAGCAACTAACAATTACTGCTGTCCGTGCACTAGAAGATTGTCGATTTCTGGCAGGACTCAACATGGATTATTTATCCAGCTCTTTAAAAACAGTAAACGCCACGTCGAATATTCTCCCTGTTTTACAAGCTGATGATGTTCAAACTTTGTTGAGTGCGATTTTGACAAATACACAAACATGTTTAGATGGATTACAAGAGACATCGTCTGCTTGGAGTTTGAGAAATGGGTTAGTTGCTCCACTTTCTAATGATACCAAACTTTTTAGTGTCTCTTTAGCTCTTTTCACTAAAGGATGGGTACCAAAAAAGAAGAACGGATCTAAGTCTCGTCATGTTAAAAAGCATTTGTTCAAAAACGGACAGTTGCCGTTGAAAATGTCTCAAAGGAATCAAGCGATTTTCGAGAGAGTAGGCAGGAGGAAACTGCTGCAAGAAGATGATCAGGTTGTTGTGAGTGACATTGTGGTTGTGAGTCAGGATGGGAGTGGGGATTTTTCGACGATTAATGATGCTGTTAATGCTGCTCCAAATAATACGAAAGCTGAGTCTGGGTACTTTCTTATATACATCACACAAGGTGTGTATGAAGAGTATGTTGCAATTGCTAAGAACAAAAAGTATTTGATGATGATCGGTGATGGAATTAATCAGACGATTATTACGGGCAATCATAGCTTTGTTGATGGATGGACAACATTCAACTCTTCCACATTTT CTGTGGTTGGTCAAGGATTCGTCGCGGTTAACATTACATTCCAAAACACAGCAGGAGCAATCAAGCATCAAGCAGTTGCAGTTCGAAATGGTGCTGATTTATCCACATTCTACAGCTGCAGCTTCGAGGCATATCAAGACACCCTATACGTACATTCTCTAAGGCAATTTTACAGAGAATGCGACATATATGGAACAGTTGATTTCATATTTGGAAACGCTGCTGCACTATTCCAAAACTGCAATTTGTACCCGCGACTTCCTATGGTCAATCAATTCAATGCGATAACAGCTCAGGGAAGAACAGATATAAACCAAAACACTGGAATTTCGATACAAAATTGCACAATCAGACCTGCAGATGATTTAGCATTGAGCAATAGTACCACGAAAACGTATCTTGGTAGGCCATGGAAAGAGTACTCTAGGACGATATATATGCAATCTTATTTGGATGGATTTATTCATCCAACAGGATGGCACGATTGGTCTGGAGATTTCGCGTTGAATACATCATATTATGCAGAGTTTAATAATACAGGAGCTGGATCAAATACTACAGGCAGAGTTACATGGCCtgcaattcaaattttaaatgcTACTGATGCTGCTAATTTTACATTATCGAATTTTCTAGTGGGAGATGGTTGGTTGCCACAGACTGGTGTACCATACTTTAATAGTTTACTGTAA